From the genome of Candidatus Roizmanbacteria bacterium, one region includes:
- a CDS encoding glycosyltransferase family 4 protein — MVIGIDGNEANVINRVGVSTYAYELLRYFNSVASGDQQFVIYLRNTPSNELPEQSKFFTYQIVKPDFMWSQLSLPINLYLGKKPDVFFSPAHYAPRFSPVPTVVTIHDLAYKLFPKEFLKGDLYKLNRWTEYSIRKASKVICVSKHTKKDLVRLCPSVETKTDVVYNGFRSQKIKNKKLEISPDSSESRIPIVNRENTNPYILFVGTIQPRKNVVSLISAFEIFSQSHPEYELKIVGKQGWLFNETMNKIESSTVANKIAYLGFVEDLALSDLYKNAYATVLPSYYEGFGLPVLEAMSHGSPVIASNNSSLPEITGSAALLCDPNDPQSIVTSLERLQDKKLRTDLIKESQKQVKLFSWEKCGAETLAVIRSAVA; from the coding sequence ATGGTAATTGGCATTGATGGAAATGAAGCGAACGTCATAAACCGCGTAGGAGTATCGACATACGCCTATGAACTATTGAGATATTTTAATTCTGTGGCAAGCGGAGACCAACAGTTTGTAATTTATCTGAGAAATACTCCTTCAAATGAACTTCCCGAGCAGTCAAAGTTCTTTACCTACCAAATCGTCAAACCAGACTTTATGTGGTCCCAACTTTCACTCCCCATTAATTTGTATTTAGGCAAAAAACCAGATGTATTTTTTAGCCCTGCCCATTACGCACCACGGTTTAGTCCTGTTCCGACCGTTGTCACTATTCATGACCTTGCATATAAACTCTTTCCCAAAGAGTTCCTGAAAGGGGATCTCTACAAACTTAACCGATGGACCGAGTACAGCATACGTAAGGCATCAAAGGTTATCTGTGTTTCCAAACACACCAAAAAAGATCTTGTCCGATTATGTCCGAGTGTAGAAACTAAAACAGATGTCGTATATAACGGCTTCCGTTCTCAAAAAATAAAAAATAAGAAATTAGAAATAAGTCCCGATTCCTCAGAATCGCGGATCCCGATCGTAAATCGGGAAAATACGAACCCATATATTCTCTTCGTGGGAACAATTCAGCCTAGAAAGAATGTTGTCTCCCTCATAAGTGCATTCGAAATTTTTTCTCAATCCCACCCTGAGTATGAACTCAAGATCGTGGGAAAACAGGGTTGGCTTTTCAATGAGACAATGAACAAGATAGAAAGCTCGACCGTAGCAAACAAGATTGCGTACCTCGGCTTTGTTGAAGACTTGGCACTATCGGATCTATATAAAAATGCATACGCGACCGTACTACCGTCTTACTACGAAGGTTTTGGATTACCGGTACTTGAGGCTATGTCACATGGATCTCCGGTCATCGCCTCGAATAACTCCAGCCTGCCAGAGATCACAGGTAGTGCAGCACTTCTTTGCGATCCCAACGATCCTCAGTCAATCGTGACTTCGTTAGAACGTCTTCAGGATAAGAAACTAAGGACCGATCTAATCAAGGAGTCCCAAAAACAAGTAAAGCTATTCTCATGGGAAAAATGTGGAGCCGAAACATTGGCAGTTATCCGGTCTGCCGTGGCATGA
- a CDS encoding endonuclease/exonuclease/phosphatase family protein — translation MKLKFITLNIEHGGKLLTEAIEFINNEQPDLLFLQEAQSTEFQTDKSHYKTVSTILSQTTFTYHVFSPYVEFDFDGITILHGNAIFSRYPIEKGEVLYFNGEYEKADFFEAQRLHDFTRLPHAMQTATLQLPHMKVFLTNVHGVWGRDGNDSPVREKMVEIILRNVEGHTSTIVAGDFNFQSSTHSAKMLEKNLNSVFEQRLVSTFNMKRKKDSGYATAAVDMVYLSDDIRVLSSRCPQVEISDHLPLVCELEL, via the coding sequence ATGAAGCTTAAGTTCATCACCCTCAACATAGAGCATGGAGGCAAACTCCTCACAGAAGCCATTGAGTTCATCAACAATGAGCAACCCGACCTTCTATTTCTCCAAGAAGCACAGAGTACCGAGTTCCAGACCGACAAGAGCCATTACAAAACGGTTTCAACAATTCTTTCACAAACAACATTTACCTATCATGTCTTTTCACCGTACGTAGAGTTTGATTTCGATGGAATAACTATTCTACATGGAAATGCGATATTCTCCCGCTATCCTATAGAAAAAGGGGAGGTACTCTACTTTAATGGAGAGTACGAGAAGGCGGATTTTTTTGAGGCACAACGTCTTCATGACTTTACTCGACTCCCTCACGCCATGCAAACAGCAACACTACAACTTCCTCATATGAAGGTTTTTTTAACAAACGTCCATGGAGTATGGGGAAGGGATGGAAATGACTCTCCTGTCAGAGAAAAGATGGTAGAAATTATTTTAAGAAATGTTGAGGGTCATACATCGACTATCGTTGCCGGAGATTTTAACTTTCAAAGCTCCACTCATTCCGCCAAAATGCTCGAAAAGAATCTTAACTCGGTTTTCGAGCAACGACTCGTCTCCACCTTTAATATGAAACGTAAAAAGGATAGTGGCTACGCGACTGCGGCAGTAGATATGGTTTATCTGAGCGATGATATTCGGGTGCTTTCTTCTCGCTGTCCTCAGGTTGAAATATCGGATCATTTACCACTCGTCTGCGAGTTAGAATTATAG
- a CDS encoding peptidoglycan bridge formation glycyltransferase FemA/FemB family protein, which translates to MIKIIEDINLKKEWNAKALHPMQSWEWGEARKQMGLTVVRVADYNDKELVGIFQMTVHPIPKTTFKIGYVPRSGNPSAEVIGFFKNYGKKNNLIYIKFEPNIRSEDRNAHNLERLVKSDAPLFPKWTQSINLRNTEEELLKSMKPKTRYNIKLAQKKGVTVKEMSSDEGFEIFIKLYFETCRRQHYAGHNYDYHHTLFQTLKDSISHILIAFFENKPVAAYHLFEFNNVLYYPYGGSSDQYREVMGANILMWEAIRFGRLRDCNSFDLWGSLDPDYDSSNIWAGFTRFKSGYGSEFVQMVGSYDLVINSLLYRPLILAQKMREKLIGG; encoded by the coding sequence ATGATCAAAATCATTGAAGACATAAACTTAAAAAAAGAATGGAATGCCAAGGCACTTCATCCTATGCAGTCTTGGGAATGGGGTGAGGCGAGAAAGCAGATGGGTCTCACGGTTGTGCGGGTCGCCGACTATAACGATAAAGAGTTAGTAGGCATATTTCAGATGACTGTGCACCCAATTCCAAAGACTACTTTTAAGATTGGTTACGTACCTCGATCAGGAAATCCTTCCGCAGAGGTCATTGGTTTTTTTAAAAACTATGGTAAAAAAAACAACCTGATCTATATCAAGTTTGAACCAAATATTAGGAGCGAAGATCGTAATGCTCATAATCTTGAGCGTTTGGTCAAGTCAGATGCTCCACTGTTTCCCAAGTGGACCCAGTCGATAAATCTTCGGAATACTGAGGAGGAGCTGCTTAAGAGCATGAAACCAAAAACTCGCTATAACATAAAGCTTGCACAAAAGAAGGGCGTAACGGTGAAGGAGATGAGTTCGGACGAAGGTTTTGAGATCTTCATTAAACTTTATTTTGAGACTTGTAGGCGCCAACATTACGCAGGTCACAACTATGACTATCACCATACACTTTTTCAGACCTTGAAGGACAGTATCTCGCATATTCTTATCGCATTTTTTGAAAATAAACCCGTCGCTGCCTATCATCTCTTTGAATTCAATAATGTTCTTTATTACCCGTATGGGGGCTCATCTGATCAATACCGCGAGGTGATGGGCGCGAACATCCTTATGTGGGAGGCAATTCGATTTGGGAGACTGCGTGACTGTAACTCATTTGATCTCTGGGGCTCTCTTGATCCTGATTACGATTCTTCTAATATCTGGGCTGGGTTCACTCGTTTCAAGAGTGGGTACGGATCGGAGTTCGTTCAGATGGTTGGAAGCTACGATCTTGTAATTAATTCACTACTATATAGACCGCTCATCCTTGCTCAGAAAATGAGAGAGAAGCTTATTGGAGGGTAA
- a CDS encoding 2-oxoacid:ferredoxin oxidoreductase subunit beta (catalyzes the coenzyme A dependent formation of succinyl-CoA from 2-oxoglutarate and ferredoxin), with protein MITSKRKFSGHTPTWCPGCGDWAIGGAIKEALAKQDLEPSTVGVVFGIGCSGNMNDFLNAYGFHALHGRAIPTAVGLKLSNHTMPTIVVAGDGDTYGEGGNHFFHACRGNHDLTIIVHDNGVYGLTTGQVAPTAKKGTISKSTPTGIIERSVSPLAFAISQGATFVAQSFAGDIPHIREMIVLGMKHKGLSLVNVLQPCVSFNWVNTYQYYQKNAYKLDSSYDPSSYEDALIKAVEMDSEKFPLGVIYQTESKPYHEQVPAYSESKPLNQIPRIASLQPLFEEYK; from the coding sequence ATGATTACATCAAAAAGAAAGTTCTCAGGTCATACGCCGACTTGGTGTCCGGGATGTGGAGATTGGGCCATTGGAGGTGCGATAAAGGAAGCACTTGCAAAGCAAGATCTAGAGCCATCAACGGTTGGAGTTGTTTTTGGTATAGGCTGCTCTGGTAATATGAACGATTTCCTAAATGCATACGGCTTTCACGCATTGCATGGTCGAGCGATTCCAACTGCGGTAGGACTCAAACTCTCGAATCATACTATGCCAACGATTGTAGTTGCAGGCGACGGTGATACCTATGGAGAGGGAGGAAACCACTTTTTTCATGCTTGTCGAGGAAATCATGATCTCACCATCATTGTCCATGATAACGGTGTGTACGGTCTCACAACTGGGCAGGTGGCCCCGACTGCGAAGAAAGGAACGATATCAAAATCAACCCCTACAGGAATAATCGAACGATCAGTTTCGCCACTTGCATTCGCTATTTCACAGGGTGCAACCTTCGTAGCGCAGTCATTCGCCGGAGATATCCCTCATATTAGAGAGATGATTGTGCTTGGAATGAAGCATAAAGGCCTGTCTTTGGTTAATGTACTTCAGCCATGCGTTAGCTTTAACTGGGTAAATACCTATCAATACTATCAAAAAAATGCATATAAACTCGATTCCTCATATGACCCATCGTCCTACGAAGATGCTTTGATAAAGGCAGTTGAGATGGACAGTGAAAAGTTCCCATTGGGAGTTATATACCAGACAGAGTCGAAGCCATACCACGAGCAAGTACCTGCGTATTCCGAGTCTAAACCGCTTAACCAAATCCCAAGAATAGCTTCATTACAGCCACTTTTTGAGGAGTATAAATAG
- a CDS encoding 2-oxoacid:acceptor oxidoreductase subunit alpha: MKYQWVIGGEAGFGIMTTGLTFSKIASRSGYQVLDYVEYPSLIRGGHNAYKVTFSDSPVHTLKETIDVLVCLNKATFELHKHELSKDSVIVHDKEDFEIDGEYKTAHVPFKKILREGQGQSIMKNTIALGASLATVGGDLALLESIIETQFQKKGEKVIAFNKSFAKQGFDSITKNFKEHCLDALVPKQNPLDQLVMTGNDAFSLGAIIADCKFYCAYPMTPSSSVLTSLAAWQQKAQITVRHAEDEIAVINSAIGASHGGVRSAVGTSGGGFALMVEAVSLAGITETPIVIFISQRPGPATGMPTWTEQGDLLFSVHSGHGEFPKIILTPGDVDEMIRLTAEAFDLADIYQTPVIVMSDMYLSEAHASISSSQVLSFFSSMKINRGKTVSQPTDRPYLRYKITEDGISERLIPGAKDHFFQANSYEHSEDGHTSETAEDRMAQVGKRARKIQTYLKTHFKLPTVFGDLKTANTVLVCCGSLKGVCLDVLNSRSNTAVIHFTHTYPLDEMRVKNLLSEPNKCVLVEQNSTSQLGLLLREQTGINIEKHILRYDGRPMTASEIIKQL, encoded by the coding sequence ATGAAATATCAATGGGTTATCGGTGGTGAGGCCGGCTTCGGTATCATGACAACCGGTCTTACTTTTTCAAAGATTGCGAGTAGGTCTGGATACCAGGTCCTTGACTATGTAGAGTACCCTTCATTAATACGTGGCGGCCATAATGCATATAAAGTAACCTTCAGCGATTCACCGGTGCATACACTTAAGGAAACAATTGACGTACTGGTTTGTCTCAACAAAGCAACCTTCGAGCTGCATAAACATGAGCTCTCCAAAGACTCCGTCATCGTACATGATAAGGAAGACTTTGAGATTGATGGAGAATATAAAACAGCTCATGTACCATTTAAAAAAATTCTTCGTGAAGGTCAAGGACAGTCAATAATGAAAAACACAATTGCACTCGGCGCCTCACTTGCTACGGTTGGAGGCGATTTAGCATTACTTGAGTCCATAATCGAGACACAGTTTCAGAAGAAAGGGGAGAAGGTCATAGCCTTTAATAAGTCGTTTGCAAAGCAAGGATTCGATAGTATTACCAAGAACTTTAAAGAGCATTGTCTCGATGCGCTCGTACCAAAACAAAATCCTCTGGATCAGCTTGTCATGACGGGTAATGACGCTTTTTCACTCGGAGCGATTATCGCTGACTGTAAGTTCTACTGCGCATATCCTATGACGCCATCGTCATCCGTTCTTACCAGTCTCGCAGCCTGGCAACAAAAGGCTCAAATCACTGTTCGTCATGCTGAGGATGAGATTGCAGTTATCAACTCAGCGATCGGGGCATCCCATGGAGGAGTACGATCGGCCGTTGGAACCTCCGGTGGCGGATTTGCTCTCATGGTCGAGGCAGTTTCATTAGCTGGTATAACCGAGACTCCTATTGTAATCTTCATTTCACAAAGACCGGGACCTGCTACTGGAATGCCAACATGGACAGAGCAGGGAGATCTTTTGTTTTCCGTTCATTCTGGACACGGTGAGTTTCCAAAAATTATTTTAACACCTGGAGATGTTGATGAGATGATTCGTCTTACCGCTGAAGCTTTCGATCTAGCTGATATATATCAGACACCGGTAATCGTTATGTCCGATATGTATCTCTCCGAGGCGCATGCTTCGATCTCAAGCTCACAGGTTCTAAGCTTCTTCTCATCTATGAAGATAAATAGAGGCAAGACAGTAAGTCAACCAACGGATCGGCCATATCTTAGATATAAGATAACCGAGGACGGTATCTCTGAACGACTAATTCCTGGGGCAAAAGACCATTTCTTTCAAGCAAATTCCTATGAACATAGTGAGGATGGTCACACTAGTGAAACTGCAGAGGATAGAATGGCGCAGGTTGGAAAAAGAGCAAGAAAGATCCAAACATATTTAAAAACACATTTTAAGTTGCCCACTGTGTTCGGAGATCTCAAAACAGCGAATACTGTGCTAGTCTGTTGTGGTAGTTTGAAAGGAGTTTGTTTGGATGTTTTGAATTCTCGAAGCAATACGGCGGTTATTCATTTTACCCACACTTATCCTCTTGATGAAATGCGAGTTAAAAATCTCTTGAGTGAACCAAATAAGTGCGTTCTTGTAGAGCAAAACTCAACCTCTCAGTTAGGATTATTACTCAGAGAACAGACGGGAATTAATATTGAAAAGCATATATTAAGATACGATGGAAGACCGATGACAGCGTCAGAAATTATAAAACAGTTATGA
- a CDS encoding ferredoxin has product MSDNLKDPHNPSGPVSVRNLRVRIDRDLCIGAATCSAVASLTFALDEHNKAVILDTVEQESDQQIIEAAQSCPVLAIIVENEKGERVFPK; this is encoded by the coding sequence ATGAGCGACAATCTAAAAGATCCCCATAACCCCTCGGGGCCAGTTTCGGTTCGAAATCTTCGTGTGAGAATTGATCGAGATCTTTGCATAGGAGCCGCAACCTGTTCTGCTGTTGCATCACTAACCTTCGCTTTGGACGAACACAATAAGGCAGTTATTCTTGACACAGTTGAGCAGGAAAGCGATCAGCAGATTATAGAGGCAGCGCAGTCCTGTCCTGTTTTAGCAATTATTGTTGAAAATGAAAAAGGGGAAAGAGTTTTTCCTAAGTAA
- a CDS encoding SUF system NifU family Fe-S cluster assembly protein: protein MLYTEELLEHYRHPQNFGPIESPTHNITLQNPLCGDVITLFLEVKNDVVKHVSFVGKGCAISTAAASLMTEYIKGKNVDKLRNLDRKSTMDIVGIEISPGRIKCLLLPFEALKKLITK from the coding sequence ATGTTATATACAGAAGAACTACTCGAACACTATCGCCATCCCCAAAACTTCGGGCCAATTGAGAGCCCAACGCACAATATCACGCTTCAAAATCCCCTTTGTGGAGATGTCATTACGCTTTTTTTAGAGGTCAAAAACGACGTGGTTAAACATGTGTCATTTGTCGGGAAAGGTTGCGCAATTTCCACTGCTGCGGCCTCATTGATGACAGAATATATAAAAGGAAAAAATGTAGATAAGTTGCGAAATCTGGACAGAAAAAGTACTATGGATATAGTTGGAATTGAGATAAGTCCCGGGAGAATAAAGTGTCTGTTATTACCATTTGAGGCATTGAAAAAACTGATAACTAAATGA